One genomic segment of Polyodon spathula isolate WHYD16114869_AA chromosome 17, ASM1765450v1, whole genome shotgun sequence includes these proteins:
- the LOC121330164 gene encoding protein sel-1 homolog 1-like isoform X1, translating into MMTRRKWLLFALLVVGISQGVTADLEERNDSPEGETSFHSPNTEDEEVPTGARIIAGQVHFPREVSQDLEGGGEGSSEEPSLLEVTGTEDLPTEPVDAEEKQKALQRVVGGTADGEPCFFPYLFLGKEFTVCTTEGRGDGRLWCSTTYDYDRDKKWGFCETEEQAKQRRQAQEVEDLYQTAIKIINGTNKTSQKKEGYSILMKAAEMGHTKAMEKVAYAVLFGDYMTQNTHQARELFEELLIEGSPKAQTGLGFLYAVGLGVNSSQAKALVYYTFGALGGNLIAHMILGYRYWGGIGVPQSCESALTHYRLVANHVANDISLTGGSVVQRIRLLDEVENPGVASGMLEEDLIQYYQFLAEKGDVQAQVGLGQLHLHGGRGVEQNHERAFEYFNQAANAGNTHAMAFLGKMYSEGSDSLPQNNETAMQYFKRAADLGNPVGQSGLGMAYLYGRGVPVNYDMALKYFQKAAEQGWVDGQLQLGTMYYNGIGVKRDYKQALKYFNLASQAGHILAFYNLAQMHATGTGVMRSCHTAVELFKNVCERGHWSERMMAAYSHYKEGEADLALVQYLLLAEQGYEVAQSNVAFILDQAGEAKLFSENETFPRALLHWNRAAAQGYTVARIKLGDYHFYGYGTDVDYETAVIHYRLASEQQHNAQAMFNLGYMHEKGLGIKQDIHLAKRFYDMAAEASPDAQVPVFLALCKLGLVYSLQYLQEMNVQELIAQIDLDQLLGPEWDLYLMTIIALLLGTVIAYRQRQHQGVPRPAAP; encoded by the exons ATGATGACCAGAAGGAAGTGGCTGCTGTTTGCATTGTTGGTGGTGGGAATTTCACAGGGAGTGACAGCTG ATTTGGAAGAGAGAAATGACTCTCCTGAAGGCGAG ACGTCGTTCCACAGTCCAAACACTGAAGATGAAGAGGTGCCCACTGGAGCACGGATAATTGCGGGACAGGTGCATTTTCCCAGAGAAGTCTCTCAGGATTTGGAGGGGGGTGGTGAGGGCAGCTCTGAGGAACCAAGTTTGTTAGAAGTGACTGGTACTGAAGACCTGCCTACTGAGCCTGTGGATgctgaagaaaaacagaaagcat TGCAGAGAGTGGTTGGGGGCACAGCTGATGGCGAGCCCTGCTTCTTTCCctatttgttcctgggtaaagAGTTCACAGTGTGTACCACGGAGGGACGAGGAGATGGCAGGCTCTGGTGTTCAACTACCTACGACTACGACAGAGACAAGAAATGGGGATTCTGTGAAA CTGAAGAACAGGCTAAACAGAGACGCCAGGCTCAAGAGGTCGAAGACCTTTACCAGACGGCGATAAAGATAATTAATGGGACAAACAAGACCAGCCAAAAGAAAGA GGGATACAGTATTCTGATGAAAGCTGCAGAGATGGGTCACACCAAGGCAATGGAGAAAGTGGCATACGCTGTGTTGTTTGGAGATTATATGACACAGAATACTCATCAGGCCAGGGAACTCTTTGAGGAGCTGCTGATTGAGGGATCTCCCAAAGCTCAAACG GGGCTTGGATTCCTCTATGCTGTCGGTCTAGGAGTTAACTCAAGTCAAGCTAAG GCATTGGTCTATTACACTTTTGGAGCACTTGGAGGGAACTTGATAGCCCACATGATCCTG GGGTACAGGTACTGGGGTGGAATAGGAGTCCCTCAGAGCTGTGAATCTGCTTTGACACACTACCGGCTTGTAGCAAACCATG TGGCGAATGACATCTCCCTGacgggaggcagtgtggttcagcGGATACGCCTGCTGGATGAAGTGGAGAACCCTGGCGTGGCCAGCGGAATGCTGGAAGAGGATCTGATCCAGTACTACCAGTTTCTGGCTGAAAAGGGGGATGTGCAGGCTCAG GTTGGTCTTGGACAGTTGCATCTGCATGGAGGTCGTGGTGTGGAACAAAACCATGAG agggccTTTGAGTACTTCAATCAAGCAGCTAATGCTGGAAATACACATGCTATGGCATTTTTGGGAAAG ATGTACTCTGAGGGTAGCGATTCTTTACCTCAAAACaatgaaactgcaatgcagtacTTCAAGAGAGCAGCAGACTTG GGTAACCCTGTTGGACAGAGTGGACTGGGAATGGCTTATTTATATGGCAGGGGAGTTCCAGTG AATTATGACATGGCATTGAAGTATTTTCAGAAAGCAGCCGAGCAGGGCTGGGTGGATGGGCAGCTCCAACTGGGAACCATGTACTACA ATGGTATAGGTGTAAAGCGGGACTACAAGCAGGCACTGAAGTACTTTAACCTGGCTTCTCAGGCTGGGCATATCCTAGCATTCTACAACTTAGCTCAGATGCATGCCACTGGCACGGGTGTGATGAGGTCCTGCCATACTGCCGTAGAG ctgtttaagaACGTGTGTGAGCGGGGCCATTGGTCTGAAAGGATGATGGCAGCCTACAGCCATTACAAAGAAGGAGAAGCTGACTTGGCTCTGGTGCAGTACCTTCTGTTGGCTGAACAAGGATATGAAGTGGCACAGAGTAATGTGGCCTTCATACTGGATCAAG CAGGAGAAGCAAAACTGTTCAGTGAAAATGAGACGTTCCCCAGAGCCCTCCTGCACTGGAACCGAGCAGCTGCCCAGG GATACACGGTGGCAAGAATCAAGTTGGGAGATTACCATTTCTATGGCTATGGTACAGATGTGGACTATGAGACAGCAGTTATCCATTACAGACTGGCTTCAGAGCAGCAACATAACGCCCAAGCCATGTTCAACTTGGGCTACATGCATGAGAAAGGGCTGGGAATAAAGCAG GATATCCACCTTGCGAAGCGCTTCTATGACATGGCAGCTGAGGCTAGTCCAGATGCACAGGTCCCTGTGTTTTTAGCTCTATGCAAGCTTGGACTGGTCTACTCCCTCCAGTATCTACAAGAAATGAAC GTTCAGGAGCTTATAGCACAGATTGACCTGGACCAGTTACTGGGGCCAGAGTGGGACCTGTACCTCATGACAATCATTGCCTTACTCCTGGGGACCGTCATTGCTTACAGGCAGAGACAGCACCAGGGAGTGCCCAGACCGGCAGCCCCATAG
- the LOC121329863 gene encoding dr1-associated corepressor: MHSYSGFKNNKMPGRKRKYNTRFPPSRIKKIMQKDKEVGKVAAAVPVIISRALEIFLKSLLTQTSQITQSKHTRTMTQAHLRQCINTEKHFDFLKDLAAQLPALQPSQEESLTKGVWSSHRKRWQDVGQKAKRGPTWKVGPSKKAGESQIVSSQMQDSMETQPDSDDSEPELVICLDKGESPSHISRWNIHSGRSRSSYFNSSCTHKILSK, encoded by the exons ATGCACTCGTACTCAggcttcaaaaacaacaaaatgcctGGAAGAAAAAGGAAATACAACACAAGGTTTCCTCCC TCTCGTATcaagaaaataatgcaaaaagataAAGAAGTGGGGAAAGTCGCAGCTGCTGTACCTGTTATTATAT CTAGAGCTCTGGAGATTTTTCTGAAGTCTCTTCTGACACAGACCAGTCAAATCACCCAGTCCAAACACACCAGAACCATGACCCAGGCACACTT GAGGCAGTGCATAAACACAGAGAAGCACTTTGATTTCCTGAAGGATCTGGCAGCTCAATTGCCAGCTCTCCAGCCCTCCCAGGAAGAGAGCTTAACCAAGGGAGTCTGGTCTAGTCACAG GAAAAGGTGGCAGGATGTGGGACAGAAAGCCAAGCGTGGTCCAACTTGGAAAGTAGGGCCATCAAAAAAGGCTGGGGAATCACAGATTGTTAGTAGCCAAATGCAAGATTCCATGGAAACTCAGCCAGATTCTGAT GACTCTGAACCAGAGCTAGTAATCTGCCTGGATAAAGGGGAGTCTCCATCTCACATCAGTAGGTGGAACATACATTCTGGACG GTCAAGATCCAGCTATTTCAACAGTTCTTGTACCCATAAGATCTTATCAAAATAA
- the LOC121330164 gene encoding protein sel-1 homolog 1-like isoform X2, with protein MMTRRKWLLFALLVVGISQGVTADLEERNDSPEGETSFHSPNTEDEEVPTGARIIAGQVHFPREVSQDLEGGGEGSSEEPSLLEVTGTEDLPTEPVDAEEKQKALQRVVGGTADGEPCFFPYLFLGKEFTVCTTEGRGDGRLWCSTTYDYDRDKKWGFCETEEQAKQRRQAQEVEDLYQTAIKIINGTNKTSQKKEGYSILMKAAEMGHTKAMEKVAYAVLFGDYMTQNTHQARELFEELLIEGSPKAQTGLGFLYAVGLGVNSSQAKALVYYTFGALGGNLIAHMILGYRYWGGIGVPQSCESALTHYRLVANHVANDISLTGGSVVQRIRLLDEVENPGVASGMLEEDLIQYYQFLAEKGDVQAQVGLGQLHLHGGRGVEQNHERAFEYFNQAANAGNTHAMAFLGKMYSEGSDSLPQNNETAMQYFKRAADLGNPVGQSGLGMAYLYGRGVPVNYDMALKYFQKAAEQGWVDGQLQLGTMYYNGIGVKRDYKQALKYFNLASQAGHILAFYNLAQMHATGTGVMRSCHTAVELFKNVCERGHWSERMMAAYSHYKEGEADLALVQYLLLAEQGYEVAQSNVAFILDQGEAKLFSENETFPRALLHWNRAAAQGYTVARIKLGDYHFYGYGTDVDYETAVIHYRLASEQQHNAQAMFNLGYMHEKGLGIKQDIHLAKRFYDMAAEASPDAQVPVFLALCKLGLVYSLQYLQEMNVQELIAQIDLDQLLGPEWDLYLMTIIALLLGTVIAYRQRQHQGVPRPAAP; from the exons ATGATGACCAGAAGGAAGTGGCTGCTGTTTGCATTGTTGGTGGTGGGAATTTCACAGGGAGTGACAGCTG ATTTGGAAGAGAGAAATGACTCTCCTGAAGGCGAG ACGTCGTTCCACAGTCCAAACACTGAAGATGAAGAGGTGCCCACTGGAGCACGGATAATTGCGGGACAGGTGCATTTTCCCAGAGAAGTCTCTCAGGATTTGGAGGGGGGTGGTGAGGGCAGCTCTGAGGAACCAAGTTTGTTAGAAGTGACTGGTACTGAAGACCTGCCTACTGAGCCTGTGGATgctgaagaaaaacagaaagcat TGCAGAGAGTGGTTGGGGGCACAGCTGATGGCGAGCCCTGCTTCTTTCCctatttgttcctgggtaaagAGTTCACAGTGTGTACCACGGAGGGACGAGGAGATGGCAGGCTCTGGTGTTCAACTACCTACGACTACGACAGAGACAAGAAATGGGGATTCTGTGAAA CTGAAGAACAGGCTAAACAGAGACGCCAGGCTCAAGAGGTCGAAGACCTTTACCAGACGGCGATAAAGATAATTAATGGGACAAACAAGACCAGCCAAAAGAAAGA GGGATACAGTATTCTGATGAAAGCTGCAGAGATGGGTCACACCAAGGCAATGGAGAAAGTGGCATACGCTGTGTTGTTTGGAGATTATATGACACAGAATACTCATCAGGCCAGGGAACTCTTTGAGGAGCTGCTGATTGAGGGATCTCCCAAAGCTCAAACG GGGCTTGGATTCCTCTATGCTGTCGGTCTAGGAGTTAACTCAAGTCAAGCTAAG GCATTGGTCTATTACACTTTTGGAGCACTTGGAGGGAACTTGATAGCCCACATGATCCTG GGGTACAGGTACTGGGGTGGAATAGGAGTCCCTCAGAGCTGTGAATCTGCTTTGACACACTACCGGCTTGTAGCAAACCATG TGGCGAATGACATCTCCCTGacgggaggcagtgtggttcagcGGATACGCCTGCTGGATGAAGTGGAGAACCCTGGCGTGGCCAGCGGAATGCTGGAAGAGGATCTGATCCAGTACTACCAGTTTCTGGCTGAAAAGGGGGATGTGCAGGCTCAG GTTGGTCTTGGACAGTTGCATCTGCATGGAGGTCGTGGTGTGGAACAAAACCATGAG agggccTTTGAGTACTTCAATCAAGCAGCTAATGCTGGAAATACACATGCTATGGCATTTTTGGGAAAG ATGTACTCTGAGGGTAGCGATTCTTTACCTCAAAACaatgaaactgcaatgcagtacTTCAAGAGAGCAGCAGACTTG GGTAACCCTGTTGGACAGAGTGGACTGGGAATGGCTTATTTATATGGCAGGGGAGTTCCAGTG AATTATGACATGGCATTGAAGTATTTTCAGAAAGCAGCCGAGCAGGGCTGGGTGGATGGGCAGCTCCAACTGGGAACCATGTACTACA ATGGTATAGGTGTAAAGCGGGACTACAAGCAGGCACTGAAGTACTTTAACCTGGCTTCTCAGGCTGGGCATATCCTAGCATTCTACAACTTAGCTCAGATGCATGCCACTGGCACGGGTGTGATGAGGTCCTGCCATACTGCCGTAGAG ctgtttaagaACGTGTGTGAGCGGGGCCATTGGTCTGAAAGGATGATGGCAGCCTACAGCCATTACAAAGAAGGAGAAGCTGACTTGGCTCTGGTGCAGTACCTTCTGTTGGCTGAACAAGGATATGAAGTGGCACAGAGTAATGTGGCCTTCATACTGGATCAAG GAGAAGCAAAACTGTTCAGTGAAAATGAGACGTTCCCCAGAGCCCTCCTGCACTGGAACCGAGCAGCTGCCCAGG GATACACGGTGGCAAGAATCAAGTTGGGAGATTACCATTTCTATGGCTATGGTACAGATGTGGACTATGAGACAGCAGTTATCCATTACAGACTGGCTTCAGAGCAGCAACATAACGCCCAAGCCATGTTCAACTTGGGCTACATGCATGAGAAAGGGCTGGGAATAAAGCAG GATATCCACCTTGCGAAGCGCTTCTATGACATGGCAGCTGAGGCTAGTCCAGATGCACAGGTCCCTGTGTTTTTAGCTCTATGCAAGCTTGGACTGGTCTACTCCCTCCAGTATCTACAAGAAATGAAC GTTCAGGAGCTTATAGCACAGATTGACCTGGACCAGTTACTGGGGCCAGAGTGGGACCTGTACCTCATGACAATCATTGCCTTACTCCTGGGGACCGTCATTGCTTACAGGCAGAGACAGCACCAGGGAGTGCCCAGACCGGCAGCCCCATAG
- the ahsa1b gene encoding activator of 90 kDa heat shock protein ATPase homolog 1b: protein MAKWGKGDPRWIVEERADATNVNNWHWTERDATNWSSDKLKELLLAVRVENEDGSCEVTEVSKVEGEASINNRKGKLIFFYEWNLKMTWTGTAKSGVKYKGTVEISNLSDENDMDDLDIAVSLGKDEPETDLTALMKKEGAKKIRETLGMYMDALRTEFTQGMILPTINDLSKDAGAQAAPKVDKYQPASGNAASKTSAGVKIPTCRFILKDHFPAPPEEIYRVFVTQELVQGFTHSAAVVDAEKGGKFKLLEGNVTGEFLELVPEQKIAMKWRFKTWPTEHYANITIHFVDQSGETELKVDCKGVPVNEEDRTKDGWKRYYFEGIKQTFGYGARLY from the exons ATGGCCAAGTGGGGAAAAGGAGACCCTCGCTGGATCGTGGAGGAGAGAGCCGATGCAACCAACGTCAATAACTGGCACTG GACAGAGAGAGATGCAACAAACTGGTCGTCGGACAAGCTGAAGGAGCTGTTGCTGGCAGTGCGGGTGGAGAATGAAGATGGGAGCTGCGAGGTGACAGAAGTCAGCAAGGTGGAGGGAGAGGCCTCTATCAACAACCGGAAAGGAAAACTAATTTTCTTTTATGAGTGGAACCTTAAAATGACATGGACTG GTACAGCAAAGTCTGGAGTAAAATACAAAGGGACTGTGGAGATTTCCAACTTGTCAGATGAAAATGACATGGATGACTTGGAT ATAGCTGTGTCTCTTGGCAAAGACGAACCTGAAACAGATCTCACAGCACTGATGAAGAAAGAAGGTGCAAAAAAAATTAGAGAAACACTGGGAATGTACATGGATGCGCTAAGAACAG AGTTCACTCAAGGTATGATCTTGCCTACAATTAATGACCTGAGCAAAGATGCAGGAGCACAGGCCGCACCTAAAGTGGATAAATATCAG CCTGCTTCAGGTAATGCAGCTTCCAAGACCAGCGCTGGAGTGAAGATTCCCACCTGCAGGTTCATTTTAAAGGACCATTTCCCAGCCCCCCCTGAGGAGATCTATAGAGTCTTTGTGACGCAGGAG CTGGTACAGGGTTTCACGCACTCTGCTGCGGTTGTGGATGCGGAAAAAGGAGGCAAATTCAAGCTGCTGGAGGGGAACGTCACTGGTGAATTCTTAGAACTG gttcCAGAACAGAAGATTGCTATGAAATGGAGGTTTAAGACTTGGCCTACTG AACATTATGCAAATATAACAATCCATTTTGTTGACCAAAGTGGAGAGACTGAGCTGAAAGTAGACTGTAAAGGAGTTCCAGTGAACGAAGAAGACAGAACAAAAGACGGCTGGAAACGCTACTACTTTGAGGGCATTAAACAGACTTTTGGTTATGGGGCACGGCTATACTGA